In Monomorium pharaonis isolate MP-MQ-018 chromosome 3, ASM1337386v2, whole genome shotgun sequence, a genomic segment contains:
- the LOC105829075 gene encoding haloacid dehalogenase-like hydrolase domain-containing 5 has translation MAIANALLRLNVARLTGIRHLSTKPKFGLLFDIDGVIIRGKEILPPVKESFKRLQGNNGKFRIPTLFVTNSGNSLRKQKAAELSKWIGVEVTESQVVLAHSPLQMFNSLHDKQVLISGQGPITDIAQELGFKKTTTIEELAKNFPSLDYVNVKKRNPICGPIDPNFPQIEGIVLLSEPVIWETSLQLMVDLLLTNGMPTVLPTAVPYPHIPVLACNMDLLWASQAPIPRYGHGAFLLCLESLYKKVTGKDMTYTVLVGKPSEITYYHANQMLVNHARSIGIDNIDTIYAIGDNINTDIFGANLYDKYLSHYGSGEGTKTRSLEKLLGNNMRDPSVKACISILVETGVHQRDSKFIPEHSPRDFLPVDDSLCKPAFIVKDVGQAINLAFQEEKFE, from the exons CATTTAAGTACAAAACCAAAATTTGGTTTACTTTTTGATATTGACGGCGTCATAATACGTGGTAAAGAGATACTACCACCAGTAAAAGAATCTTTTAAACGGCTGCAAGGGAACAATGGAAAATTTCGCATTCCCACGCTGTTCGTCACCAATAGCGGAAATTCTCTGCGTAAGCAAAAAGCAGCAGAACTATCAAAATGGATAGGCGTTGAAGTCACGGAGTCACAAGTTGTCCTGGCCCACTCACCATTGCAAATGTTCAACTCTCTTCATGACAAACAAGTTCTCATATCCGGTCAAGGTCCAATAACTGATATAGCCCAAGAACTGGGCTTCAAGAAAACGACAACTATAGAGGAACTGGCGAAAAACTTTCCATCTTTAGATTACGTAAAcgtaaagaaaagaaatccTATTTGCGGTCCCATTGACCCAAACTTCCCACAAATCGAAGGAATCGTGCTCTTGAGCGAGCCAGTAATTTGGGAAACATCGTTGCAATTAATGGTAGATCTTTTGCTTACCAACGGAATGCCCACGGTATTGCCTACTGCTGTTCCATATCCACACATTCCAGTGTTGGCATGCAACATGGATTTGCTATGGGCGTCGCAGGCACCGATCCCTCGATACGGCCACGGTGCTTTCTTATTGTGTCTTGAGAGCTTGTACAAGAAAGTCACAGGGAAAGACATGACATACACCGTTCTAGTCGGAAAGCCTAGTGAAATTACGTATTACCATGCCAACCAAATGCTCGTTAATCACGCCAGAAGCATTGGCATAGACAATATCGACACGATTTATGCTATTGG CGACAATATTAATACCGATATTTTCGGCGCGAATTTATACGACAAATATCTATCCCACTATGGATCCGGGGAGGGTACTAAGACTCGCAGCCTGGAGAAACTCCTTGGGAATAATATGAGGGATCCCAGCGTGAAGGCCTGCATTAGTATTTTAGTTGAGACTGGTGTGCACCAGCGAGATTCCAAATTCATACCAGAACATAGTCCTAGAGATTTCTTGCCGGTCGACGATAGTCTATGTAAACCGGCATTTATTGTGAAGGACGTCGGACAAGCTATTAATCTCGCGTTTCAAGAAGAAAAGTTTGAATAA
- the LOC105834067 gene encoding uncharacterized protein LOC105834067 isoform X3, with the protein MIRLAILLVLVINLANGQLNYEGNPFTEYTEYIAEESNLSEKSARKNDASIDLPNSEVSSRPQKLYPIVESENDGRSLQAMETDNFLKQQTSSSDTSARQFQDSSGNSPTSHAQVALNTFLNSRTPEESRLSLDHYLRSQQPPEDQSRSSDTIIGQEPSKSIEPFNPHPISHVEQQQPSLVPQVNQQQVQLTSQPLNQAQIVSQTDQRQQLFPLAGQSYGYVGQPTVVQALQPVIRTPAGVVLGQKMLPVPLVPAFQSRNDMITPAMWRERMRRIRGKPFPLAQSRITPALYQGPIAVPFKAKAPMEVIYTKPPGFHRGPPVLSNPPVPYEDASAWFPETDQPPTHKDVYYSQLYAQSYDPHYYNYIATTGKIRPYLYGKLGKHREEEEDGIWSELYRGFKKHGLRNIMTPTFLLGMTLPVVTLMLSALVQKRSLARSGDARELTQEDALREYLERLQRAMECYGKNSRNAKLDEC; encoded by the exons ATGATCAGGCTTGCAATCCTCCTCGTTCTCGTAATCAACCTGGCAAATGGCCAGCTCAACTACGAGGGAAATCCGTTTACCGAATACACCGAATACATCGCGGAGGAGAGTAATCTGTCTGAAAAATCCGCTAGGAAAAATGACGCCTCGATCGATCTGCCTAATTCCGAAGTATCGTCTCGTCCTCAGAAGCTATACCCAATCGTTGAGTCTGAAAACGACGGACGCTCATTGCAAGCGATGGAAACCGATAATTTTCTCAAACAACAGACTTCATCTTCGGATACGTCCGCTCGGCAGTTTCAGGATTCTTCCGGAAACTCGCCGACCAGCCATGCGCAGGTTGCGCTAAACACATTCTTGAACTCCAGGACACCCGAGGAATCTCGTTTGTCTCTCGATCACTATCTCCGCAGTCAACAGCCGCCAGAGGATCAGTCGCGATCCTCGGATACGATTATCGGTCAAGAGCCGTCAAAGTCGATCGAACCCTTTAATCCTCATCCAATCTCTCATGTCGAGCAACAACAACCGTCGCTGGTTCCCCAAGTGAACCAGCAACAGGTGCAATTGACGTCGCAACCATTGAATCAGGCCCAGATAGTGTCGCAGACCGATCAACGGCAACAATTGTTCCCGCTTGCCGGTCAGTCTTACGGTTACGTAGGACAACCTACCGTGGTACAGGCGCTACAGCCCGTGATTAGGACACCCGCCGGAGTCGTCCTGGGGCAGAAAATGTTGCCGGTACCGCTCGTGCCTGCTTTCCAGTCCAGGAACGACATGATAACGCCGGCGATGTGGCGGGAGAGAATGAGGAGGATACGCGGGAAACCGTTTCCTTTAGCGCAATCCAGGATAACGCCGGCATTGTACCAAGGACCAATTGCAG TTCCTTTCAAGGCCAAGGCACCGATGGAAGTGATCTATACGAAGCCACCGGGTTTCCATCGGGGACCACCCGTTCTCAGCAACCCACCGGTTCCCTATGAAGACGCGAGCGCCTGGTTCCCCGAGACCGATCAACCGCCTACCCACAAGGACGTTTACTACTCGCAGCTGTACGCACAGTCCTACGATCCtcattattacaattacatcgCCACGACCGGCAAAATCCGGCCGTACTTGTACGGAAAGCTGGGCAAGCAtcgggaggaggaggaggacggCATCTGGTCGGAGCTGTATCGCGGCTTCAAGAAGCACGGCCTGAGGAACATCATGACACCGACCTTCCTGCTAGGCATGACACTACCGGTGGTGACTCTGATGCTCTCCGCTCTCGTGCAGAAGCGATCTCTCGCGCGCTCCGGCGACGCGAGGGAACTGACTCAAGAGGACGCTCTGCGAGAATACCTCGAAAGGCTGCAAAGAGCGATGGAATGTTACGGTAAGAATTCCCGAAACGCGAAGCTAGACGAATGCTAG
- the LOC105834067 gene encoding uncharacterized protein LOC105834067 isoform X1, protein MSDEVRRITELHFYSPVAPIMQILAVIIERIMIRLAILLVLVINLANGQLNYEGNPFTEYTEYIAEESNLSEKSARKNDASIDLPNSEVSSRPQKLYPIVESENDGRSLQAMETDNFLKQQTSSSDTSARQFQDSSGNSPTSHAQVALNTFLNSRTPEESRLSLDHYLRSQQPPEDQSRSSDTIIGQEPSKSIEPFNPHPISHVEQQQPSLVPQVNQQQVQLTSQPLNQAQIVSQTDQRQQLFPLAGQSYGYVGQPTVVQALQPVIRTPAGVVLGQKMLPVPLVPAFQSRNDMITPAMWRERMRRIRGKPFPLAQSRITPALYQGPIAVPFKAKAPMEVIYTKPPGFHRGPPVLSNPPVPYEDASAWFPETDQPPTHKDVYYSQLYAQSYDPHYYNYIATTGKIRPYLYGKLGKHREEEEDGIWSELYRGFKKHGLRNIMTPTFLLGMTLPVVTLMLSALVQKRSLARSGDARELTQEDALREYLERLQRAMECYGKNSRNAKLDEC, encoded by the exons ATGTCGGATGAAGTTCGGCGAATAACTGAACTTCATTTTTACTCGCCCGTCGCTCCCATTATGCAAATACTTGCGGTAATAATTGAAAG aATCATGATCAGGCTTGCAATCCTCCTCGTTCTCGTAATCAACCTGGCAAATGGCCAGCTCAACTACGAGGGAAATCCGTTTACCGAATACACCGAATACATCGCGGAGGAGAGTAATCTGTCTGAAAAATCCGCTAGGAAAAATGACGCCTCGATCGATCTGCCTAATTCCGAAGTATCGTCTCGTCCTCAGAAGCTATACCCAATCGTTGAGTCTGAAAACGACGGACGCTCATTGCAAGCGATGGAAACCGATAATTTTCTCAAACAACAGACTTCATCTTCGGATACGTCCGCTCGGCAGTTTCAGGATTCTTCCGGAAACTCGCCGACCAGCCATGCGCAGGTTGCGCTAAACACATTCTTGAACTCCAGGACACCCGAGGAATCTCGTTTGTCTCTCGATCACTATCTCCGCAGTCAACAGCCGCCAGAGGATCAGTCGCGATCCTCGGATACGATTATCGGTCAAGAGCCGTCAAAGTCGATCGAACCCTTTAATCCTCATCCAATCTCTCATGTCGAGCAACAACAACCGTCGCTGGTTCCCCAAGTGAACCAGCAACAGGTGCAATTGACGTCGCAACCATTGAATCAGGCCCAGATAGTGTCGCAGACCGATCAACGGCAACAATTGTTCCCGCTTGCCGGTCAGTCTTACGGTTACGTAGGACAACCTACCGTGGTACAGGCGCTACAGCCCGTGATTAGGACACCCGCCGGAGTCGTCCTGGGGCAGAAAATGTTGCCGGTACCGCTCGTGCCTGCTTTCCAGTCCAGGAACGACATGATAACGCCGGCGATGTGGCGGGAGAGAATGAGGAGGATACGCGGGAAACCGTTTCCTTTAGCGCAATCCAGGATAACGCCGGCATTGTACCAAGGACCAATTGCAG TTCCTTTCAAGGCCAAGGCACCGATGGAAGTGATCTATACGAAGCCACCGGGTTTCCATCGGGGACCACCCGTTCTCAGCAACCCACCGGTTCCCTATGAAGACGCGAGCGCCTGGTTCCCCGAGACCGATCAACCGCCTACCCACAAGGACGTTTACTACTCGCAGCTGTACGCACAGTCCTACGATCCtcattattacaattacatcgCCACGACCGGCAAAATCCGGCCGTACTTGTACGGAAAGCTGGGCAAGCAtcgggaggaggaggaggacggCATCTGGTCGGAGCTGTATCGCGGCTTCAAGAAGCACGGCCTGAGGAACATCATGACACCGACCTTCCTGCTAGGCATGACACTACCGGTGGTGACTCTGATGCTCTCCGCTCTCGTGCAGAAGCGATCTCTCGCGCGCTCCGGCGACGCGAGGGAACTGACTCAAGAGGACGCTCTGCGAGAATACCTCGAAAGGCTGCAAAGAGCGATGGAATGTTACGGTAAGAATTCCCGAAACGCGAAGCTAGACGAATGCTAG
- the LOC105834067 gene encoding uncharacterized protein LOC105834067 isoform X2: MNIARINERIMIRLAILLVLVINLANGQLNYEGNPFTEYTEYIAEESNLSEKSARKNDASIDLPNSEVSSRPQKLYPIVESENDGRSLQAMETDNFLKQQTSSSDTSARQFQDSSGNSPTSHAQVALNTFLNSRTPEESRLSLDHYLRSQQPPEDQSRSSDTIIGQEPSKSIEPFNPHPISHVEQQQPSLVPQVNQQQVQLTSQPLNQAQIVSQTDQRQQLFPLAGQSYGYVGQPTVVQALQPVIRTPAGVVLGQKMLPVPLVPAFQSRNDMITPAMWRERMRRIRGKPFPLAQSRITPALYQGPIAVPFKAKAPMEVIYTKPPGFHRGPPVLSNPPVPYEDASAWFPETDQPPTHKDVYYSQLYAQSYDPHYYNYIATTGKIRPYLYGKLGKHREEEEDGIWSELYRGFKKHGLRNIMTPTFLLGMTLPVVTLMLSALVQKRSLARSGDARELTQEDALREYLERLQRAMECYGKNSRNAKLDEC; the protein is encoded by the exons ATGAACATCGCCAGGATTAACGAACG aATCATGATCAGGCTTGCAATCCTCCTCGTTCTCGTAATCAACCTGGCAAATGGCCAGCTCAACTACGAGGGAAATCCGTTTACCGAATACACCGAATACATCGCGGAGGAGAGTAATCTGTCTGAAAAATCCGCTAGGAAAAATGACGCCTCGATCGATCTGCCTAATTCCGAAGTATCGTCTCGTCCTCAGAAGCTATACCCAATCGTTGAGTCTGAAAACGACGGACGCTCATTGCAAGCGATGGAAACCGATAATTTTCTCAAACAACAGACTTCATCTTCGGATACGTCCGCTCGGCAGTTTCAGGATTCTTCCGGAAACTCGCCGACCAGCCATGCGCAGGTTGCGCTAAACACATTCTTGAACTCCAGGACACCCGAGGAATCTCGTTTGTCTCTCGATCACTATCTCCGCAGTCAACAGCCGCCAGAGGATCAGTCGCGATCCTCGGATACGATTATCGGTCAAGAGCCGTCAAAGTCGATCGAACCCTTTAATCCTCATCCAATCTCTCATGTCGAGCAACAACAACCGTCGCTGGTTCCCCAAGTGAACCAGCAACAGGTGCAATTGACGTCGCAACCATTGAATCAGGCCCAGATAGTGTCGCAGACCGATCAACGGCAACAATTGTTCCCGCTTGCCGGTCAGTCTTACGGTTACGTAGGACAACCTACCGTGGTACAGGCGCTACAGCCCGTGATTAGGACACCCGCCGGAGTCGTCCTGGGGCAGAAAATGTTGCCGGTACCGCTCGTGCCTGCTTTCCAGTCCAGGAACGACATGATAACGCCGGCGATGTGGCGGGAGAGAATGAGGAGGATACGCGGGAAACCGTTTCCTTTAGCGCAATCCAGGATAACGCCGGCATTGTACCAAGGACCAATTGCAG TTCCTTTCAAGGCCAAGGCACCGATGGAAGTGATCTATACGAAGCCACCGGGTTTCCATCGGGGACCACCCGTTCTCAGCAACCCACCGGTTCCCTATGAAGACGCGAGCGCCTGGTTCCCCGAGACCGATCAACCGCCTACCCACAAGGACGTTTACTACTCGCAGCTGTACGCACAGTCCTACGATCCtcattattacaattacatcgCCACGACCGGCAAAATCCGGCCGTACTTGTACGGAAAGCTGGGCAAGCAtcgggaggaggaggaggacggCATCTGGTCGGAGCTGTATCGCGGCTTCAAGAAGCACGGCCTGAGGAACATCATGACACCGACCTTCCTGCTAGGCATGACACTACCGGTGGTGACTCTGATGCTCTCCGCTCTCGTGCAGAAGCGATCTCTCGCGCGCTCCGGCGACGCGAGGGAACTGACTCAAGAGGACGCTCTGCGAGAATACCTCGAAAGGCTGCAAAGAGCGATGGAATGTTACGGTAAGAATTCCCGAAACGCGAAGCTAGACGAATGCTAG